One Maribacter dokdonensis DSW-8 genomic region harbors:
- a CDS encoding cyclic nucleotide-binding domain-containing protein has translation MTHQTRLLRQEISTEKLKEYFPKGVIKTYEKGYAISYIHKKVNTFRWLIEGSVNYYISLDSPESDILVCQNSEPFSTIGLNGFNTPKRFTYKATVASAKASFFEIPFNDLDVYLKKGHQNVLLKNIGAKLYHVLRTALLKQTELLSPVRFQPFVEDRQFFISPVTEQEEIVSLMRRSPFLDFFEEKNLMALAGLAERREYEPDEVLYVQDGSSNGLFILIHGEVTIKRIENTIEIKQRSIKNSGFVFGWSCLLREKDICSAITNTKTSAYFIPECDLMKLFQRDDAFEGQFYQRLLWLMGNQLNAAFVRYVGLLGKHSLQAVYQLIKNNKSRLLLSSPLHQVPHLLKSMTTKQFAYEALANLLKNGTALERHIASLSLELLGEDQKEHDFVSGLQQMYENVAEKNSNDVMLNRKVCAELTMKVFKNVPYIIEGWDNLPDKTGNIFIYNHLINDAHYTLNNNFQITLDSHFLSAMVLYKKYGEPGIRTVRIGQGQEYGHQNYYNNLGYINVYTKESEQTTSNKKEQARSIFYSEASKHLKQEYNLIISPEGTSYRTEESPGPFKMGAFKLAMHTEPEPYITPIVMVNFDHRIGKSLYYCAIKEPFLLSEKVPSKNNEDLYAFMEQYQEEYKGYVQAAIERAEQLNVSSSGADSLEEPPAIWCNEIKRLKRRVAKLPTQDNLIAFYGSSSVRLWVNMKRDLSPFNVVNLGFGGSTFAWCIHYFDEIFVEANPSKIVLYAGENDLNDGKTPQEVLSGCMELVELIKNKYPDVELALISLKPSVEREHLIPLIMETNLMLSKYFISELNAQYINVFAQMITTDNRPIPELYLSDGLHLNKQGYALWSTAIKKALQAADSLELENQF, from the coding sequence ATGACACACCAAACTAGACTTTTAAGACAAGAAATAAGTACTGAAAAACTTAAGGAATACTTCCCAAAAGGAGTAATAAAAACATACGAAAAAGGGTATGCTATTAGTTATATTCACAAAAAGGTAAACACTTTTAGATGGCTTATTGAAGGAAGCGTCAATTACTATATTTCTTTAGATAGCCCAGAGAGCGATATTTTGGTTTGCCAAAATTCAGAACCGTTTTCAACTATTGGTTTAAACGGATTTAACACGCCTAAACGCTTTACTTATAAAGCAACGGTGGCGTCTGCAAAAGCTTCATTCTTTGAAATTCCTTTTAACGATCTTGATGTATACTTAAAAAAGGGGCACCAAAACGTTCTGTTGAAAAACATAGGTGCCAAGTTATATCACGTTTTGCGTACTGCATTATTGAAACAAACGGAATTGTTGAGCCCGGTAAGGTTTCAGCCTTTTGTAGAGGATAGGCAATTTTTTATTTCCCCGGTAACGGAACAAGAAGAAATAGTCTCATTGATGAGACGTTCTCCGTTTTTAGATTTTTTTGAGGAGAAAAATTTAATGGCACTGGCCGGTTTGGCAGAAAGGCGTGAATATGAACCAGATGAGGTGTTGTATGTGCAAGACGGATCTAGCAACGGGTTATTTATTCTAATTCATGGCGAGGTTACTATAAAAAGAATTGAAAATACCATTGAAATTAAACAACGCTCTATAAAAAACTCTGGGTTTGTTTTTGGGTGGTCTTGTCTTTTAAGGGAAAAAGATATTTGCTCTGCGATTACCAATACAAAGACATCTGCCTATTTTATACCGGAATGTGATCTCATGAAATTGTTTCAGAGAGATGATGCCTTTGAAGGTCAATTTTATCAACGGTTGCTTTGGCTCATGGGTAACCAACTGAATGCGGCTTTTGTTAGATATGTTGGTTTGTTGGGAAAACATAGTTTGCAAGCCGTATATCAATTGATCAAGAACAACAAATCGCGCTTATTGCTTTCATCGCCTTTACACCAAGTGCCACATCTTTTAAAGAGTATGACCACAAAGCAATTTGCTTATGAAGCACTTGCAAATTTGTTAAAAAACGGTACGGCGTTAGAACGTCATATAGCCTCATTGAGTTTAGAATTATTGGGAGAAGATCAAAAGGAGCACGATTTTGTCAGTGGGTTACAGCAGATGTATGAAAACGTTGCGGAAAAGAATAGTAATGATGTAATGCTGAATAGAAAGGTATGTGCGGAATTGACTATGAAGGTCTTTAAAAACGTACCCTACATTATTGAAGGATGGGATAATTTACCTGATAAAACAGGGAATATCTTCATTTATAATCACCTGATCAATGATGCACATTATACCCTGAACAATAATTTTCAAATAACCTTAGATTCTCATTTTCTAAGTGCTATGGTACTGTATAAGAAATATGGAGAACCGGGTATTAGAACTGTTCGTATTGGGCAAGGACAGGAGTATGGACATCAAAATTATTACAATAATCTAGGCTATATCAATGTTTACACCAAAGAATCTGAACAAACGACAAGTAATAAAAAGGAACAGGCGCGAAGCATATTTTATAGCGAGGCTTCTAAGCATTTAAAGCAGGAATATAACCTGATCATAAGCCCAGAAGGTACATCTTATAGAACTGAGGAATCTCCTGGACCATTTAAAATGGGTGCTTTTAAACTAGCAATGCATACAGAGCCGGAACCATACATTACTCCTATAGTCATGGTGAATTTTGACCACAGAATTGGTAAATCTTTATATTATTGTGCCATTAAAGAACCTTTTCTTTTGAGTGAAAAGGTGCCTTCTAAAAACAATGAAGATCTATATGCTTTTATGGAGCAATACCAAGAGGAGTATAAAGGGTATGTGCAAGCGGCAATTGAAAGAGCAGAGCAATTGAACGTATCTAGCTCAGGTGCCGATAGTTTAGAAGAACCACCCGCAATATGGTGTAATGAAATAAAGCGACTTAAAAGACGAGTGGCCAAATTGCCTACCCAAGATAATTTAATTGCCTTTTATGGTAGTTCATCTGTACGGCTTTGGGTGAATATGAAAAGGGACTTGAGTCCGTTCAATGTGGTTAACCTGGGTTTTGGCGGTTCTACTTTTGCTTGGTGTATTCATTATTTTGATGAAATATTTGTAGAGGCAAATCCGTCTAAAATTGTGTTGTACGCCGGTGAAAATGATTTAAATGATGGCAAGACACCCCAAGAAGTTCTTTCTGGGTGTATGGAGCTGGTAGAATTGATCAAGAATAAATACCCAGATGTAGAATTGGCGCTTATAAGTTTAAAACCAAGTGTAGAGCGTGAACATCTGATCCCGCTGATCATGGAAACTAATTTAATGCTGTCAAAATATTTTATTTCTGAGCTTAATGCCCAATACATTAATGTGTTTGCACAAATGATCACTACTGATAATAGGCCTATACCAGAGTTATACCTTTCTGACGGATTACATTTGAACAAGCAAGGCTATGCACTGTGGAGTACTGCTATTAAAAAAGCATTACAAGCAGCGGACAGCCTTGAGCTTGAAAATCAGTTTTAG
- a CDS encoding WD40/YVTN/BNR-like repeat-containing protein, translated as MKTIKFLFVLLMIAPMTLQSQRRKSKITQPSITLNDSVFTGLKWRNIGPFRGGRSVASTGVVGQPMVYYMGTVGGGIWKTTDDGITWKNVSDGFLKTVTVGAISVSESNPNIVIAGMGEHAARGVMTSMGDGVYKSTDAGKTWKHIGLDKTRHISDVIIDPTDPNIIFVSAQGAQYGPSTERGIYKSTDGGDTWKNVLFLDNTTGASGLTMDMTNPTILYAAMWQHRRYPWTMESGGKNSGIYKSTDSGETWQQLTEGLPKEMGKIGISVSRANPERVFAVIEAEGEKGGVYRSDDAGKKWKLINKDRINIARSWYYMEIFADPQNEDIVYVLNAPVTKSIDGGTSFSPLPTPHGDNHDLWIDPLNNKRMVNSNDGGSNVSNNGGKSWSTQQNQNTAQFYRVITDNLVPYNVYGGQQDNSTVAIASRTNDNGIDWKDWYAVAGGESAFLAFDPDDPKLIYGGTYQGNIDKWNASTKESKPIKEYPELGLSISPENAKYRYNWNAPIITSPHDRKTIYHGGNVVFKSTDEGQSWSVISPDLTRNEKDKHGLGGRPFTNEAAGGEIYNTLTYLTESPHEEGVIWSGSDDGLVHVTKDGGANWSNVTPTDAMEGIINSIEVSPHDPATAYIVLMRYKSMDFKNYIYKTTDYGTTWTKITNGITGDNTFTRVVREDKKVKGLLYAGTETGLFVSLDDGMHWQPLQLNLPLTPINDLIIQDNDLVAATAGRSFWILDDLAALQNASAPKQALNIFKPKDTYLFIGGYSEKPVSGLGSNPKSGVTFDYYLNEAQDSTELKLEVLKDGDVIRTITNKKDKKFSSWPGGPSKPAVLPSKKGYNRFTWDFKRDPLPAVDKVFVLGGLDGSIVGPGDYQLRLILENETAETLVSILPLPNIKATMADYEEQQNMLKTIEATVIEIHTAVNDMLSAKSQLKQYNQLLEDHTKAEALLKQGDSLIKRISSWEENLIQPNQKTFQDVINFENKLNAQLLNLRGYIDVAEPRVTMGAKERLRDLLAIWGSFKTEHNAIINTEMKAYNTLFQSLEIPAIILPQAQN; from the coding sequence ATGAAAACCATCAAATTTCTATTTGTGCTATTGATGATTGCACCTATGACCTTACAATCTCAACGTAGAAAAAGTAAAATCACCCAACCATCAATTACATTAAATGACTCTGTTTTTACAGGATTAAAATGGAGAAATATTGGTCCATTTAGAGGAGGTAGAAGTGTAGCATCAACCGGTGTGGTTGGTCAACCCATGGTGTATTATATGGGAACCGTTGGTGGTGGAATTTGGAAAACCACGGATGATGGAATCACATGGAAAAATGTTTCGGACGGATTCCTAAAAACGGTAACCGTTGGCGCCATATCTGTATCTGAAAGTAATCCGAATATTGTAATTGCCGGCATGGGAGAACATGCGGCAAGAGGTGTGATGACCTCTATGGGAGATGGTGTTTACAAATCTACCGATGCGGGTAAAACTTGGAAACACATAGGGCTAGACAAAACACGGCACATTTCTGATGTCATTATTGACCCTACAGACCCAAACATCATTTTTGTTTCGGCACAAGGTGCACAATATGGACCTTCTACTGAAAGAGGCATTTATAAATCTACCGATGGCGGTGATACTTGGAAAAATGTACTTTTCCTAGATAATACTACTGGAGCATCTGGTCTTACAATGGATATGACCAACCCAACCATACTATATGCCGCTATGTGGCAACACAGACGATATCCCTGGACAATGGAATCTGGTGGAAAAAACTCAGGTATCTATAAATCTACCGACAGTGGTGAAACTTGGCAGCAATTAACCGAGGGGTTACCAAAAGAAATGGGTAAAATTGGTATTTCTGTATCTAGGGCCAACCCTGAACGTGTATTTGCAGTGATCGAGGCAGAAGGAGAAAAAGGCGGAGTATACCGTTCTGATGATGCCGGTAAAAAATGGAAATTGATCAATAAAGACCGTATTAATATTGCCCGGTCTTGGTACTATATGGAAATTTTTGCAGACCCCCAGAATGAAGATATTGTCTATGTGCTAAATGCACCGGTCACAAAATCAATAGATGGCGGTACATCTTTTTCACCGTTGCCAACACCACATGGCGATAATCATGACTTATGGATAGACCCTTTGAACAACAAGCGCATGGTAAACTCTAACGATGGTGGTTCTAACGTTTCTAATAACGGTGGAAAGAGTTGGAGTACGCAACAAAATCAAAATACCGCTCAATTTTATAGGGTGATAACGGACAATTTGGTACCGTACAATGTCTATGGCGGGCAACAAGATAATTCTACCGTTGCCATTGCGTCAAGAACAAACGATAACGGAATAGATTGGAAAGATTGGTACGCAGTTGCAGGTGGAGAAAGCGCCTTTTTAGCTTTTGACCCAGACGACCCAAAATTAATTTATGGTGGCACATACCAAGGAAATATTGACAAGTGGAACGCAAGTACCAAAGAGTCAAAACCCATTAAAGAATACCCGGAATTAGGTTTAAGTATATCACCAGAAAATGCAAAATACCGTTATAATTGGAATGCCCCAATTATTACCTCTCCACATGACAGAAAAACAATTTACCACGGCGGCAATGTAGTTTTTAAATCAACCGACGAAGGTCAAAGCTGGTCAGTTATTAGTCCTGATTTGACCCGTAATGAAAAAGATAAGCACGGACTTGGCGGTAGACCCTTTACCAATGAAGCCGCAGGAGGTGAAATTTATAACACACTTACCTATTTGACAGAATCTCCACATGAAGAAGGCGTAATTTGGTCAGGTAGTGATGATGGTTTGGTACATGTAACCAAAGATGGTGGTGCCAATTGGTCAAATGTTACTCCTACAGACGCCATGGAAGGGATTATTAATAGTATTGAAGTATCTCCACATGATCCGGCAACAGCTTACATCGTTTTAATGCGTTATAAGTCGATGGATTTCAAAAATTACATTTACAAGACTACGGACTATGGTACTACTTGGACAAAAATCACCAATGGCATTACCGGTGACAACACCTTTACCAGAGTGGTTCGTGAAGATAAAAAGGTAAAAGGTCTACTATATGCGGGTACCGAAACGGGCTTGTTTGTTTCTTTAGATGATGGCATGCATTGGCAACCTTTACAGTTAAATTTACCTTTAACCCCTATTAACGACCTTATTATTCAAGATAATGATTTGGTTGCTGCAACGGCCGGTCGTTCATTCTGGATCTTGGATGATTTAGCCGCTTTACAAAATGCCAGTGCACCAAAACAGGCATTGAACATTTTTAAACCCAAAGACACCTATTTATTCATTGGAGGATATAGCGAAAAACCTGTGTCAGGCTTAGGAAGCAACCCCAAAAGCGGCGTTACTTTTGATTATTACCTGAACGAAGCACAAGATAGCACTGAGCTAAAATTAGAAGTTTTAAAAGATGGAGATGTAATACGAACGATTACCAATAAAAAAGACAAAAAGTTTAGTTCTTGGCCAGGCGGACCATCAAAACCAGCCGTATTGCCTTCTAAAAAAGGATATAACCGTTTTACTTGGGATTTTAAAAGAGACCCACTACCCGCAGTTGACAAAGTATTTGTACTGGGCGGATTAGATGGTTCTATTGTTGGCCCAGGAGATTACCAACTTAGACTTATATTAGAAAATGAAACCGCAGAAACCTTGGTAAGTATTTTACCTCTCCCCAACATTAAAGCGACCATGGCAGATTATGAAGAGCAACAAAATATGTTGAAAACCATAGAAGCTACCGTAATAGAAATACATACTGCAGTGAATGATATGCTATCAGCAAAATCTCAATTAAAACAGTATAATCAATTACTTGAAGACCACACAAAAGCAGAAGCACTTTTAAAACAAGGCGATTCTTTGATCAAACGAATTTCATCTTGGGAAGAAAATCTTATTCAGCCCAACCAAAAAACCTTTCAAGATGTTATAAATTTCGAAAATAAACTAAACGCGCAATTATTGAATTTAAGAGGATATATTGACGTAGCAGAACCCAGAGTTACAATGGGCGCAAAAGAAAGATTGCGTGATTTACTTGCTATATGGGGCAGTTTTAAAACAGAACATAATGCTATCATCAATACAGAAATGAAGGCATATAATACCCTATTCCAAAGTTTAGAAATCCCTGCAATTATATTACCGCAAGCACAAAATTAA
- a CDS encoding pentapeptide repeat-containing protein, translated as MEKLILDQTFKGENYTISRLPRAEYENCIFERCDFSKGYLDNQIFLECEFIDCNLSNVNLVNTTFKEVKFSHCKLMGLAFHTCNSFLMDFSFYDCNLNFSIFTELKLIGQVFKACNLSEADFSDCDLSNSKFVDCNLERTIFSRTNLQKADFSTATHFNIDPENNMVKGAIFSSDMLEGLLHKYKLKILK; from the coding sequence TTGGAAAAACTAATACTAGACCAGACTTTTAAAGGCGAAAATTATACCATTTCCCGTTTGCCACGTGCAGAATATGAAAATTGCATTTTTGAAAGATGCGATTTTTCCAAAGGATACTTGGACAACCAAATCTTTTTGGAGTGCGAGTTTATAGATTGTAACTTAAGTAATGTGAATTTGGTGAACACGACTTTTAAAGAAGTCAAATTTTCACATTGCAAACTTATGGGTTTAGCATTCCACACATGTAACAGTTTTTTAATGGACTTCTCCTTTTATGATTGTAATTTAAATTTTTCCATATTTACCGAATTAAAATTAATTGGTCAGGTATTTAAAGCCTGTAACCTTTCAGAAGCAGATTTTAGTGACTGTGATCTAAGTAATTCCAAGTTCGTAGATTGTAATTTAGAACGTACCATCTTTTCAAGAACCAATTTACAAAAGGCAGATTTTAGCACAGCAACCCATTTTAACATAGACCCAGAAAACAACATGGTAAAAGGCGCCATCTTTTCCAGTGACATGCTAGAAGGTCTATTGCATAAGTATAAATTGAAGATATTGAAGTAA
- a CDS encoding DUF4177 domain-containing protein, with protein MYEYQFVKINLGGIFTAKPSSNYKEIISSKAKEGWRFVQIFAPATSGYGSASYFELIFEKKVD; from the coding sequence ATGTATGAATATCAATTTGTTAAAATAAACCTTGGAGGTATTTTTACCGCAAAGCCCAGCTCAAATTATAAAGAAATTATATCATCTAAAGCAAAGGAAGGGTGGCGATTTGTTCAAATTTTCGCACCAGCGACCTCAGGGTATGGATCCGCATCTTATTTTGAATTGATTTTTGAAAAAAAGGTAGACTAG
- a CDS encoding PQQ-dependent sugar dehydrogenase, producing the protein MKTILYILASTTILMSCSSKKQLTENSKEKWRNTGSSVVETAIGPLELVPPYSSESVTKNSKIIAWPSNKLPKAPTGFEVAIFAQDLDHPRWTYVAPNNDIFVAESNTKNSADRITLLRDNDMDGVIDERYVFKDQLNQNLGMLVLDGYFYIANTDGLYRYAYKEGQNKLEGEGEKIVALSASGYNNHWTRNVIANKEGNKLYISVGSASNVGEQGMDKEERRAAILEVNTDGSDEIIYASGIRNPVGMDWNPVTGELWTAVNERDKIGNNLVPDYLTSVKKGGWYGWPYSYYGDINDPRWEDDPHQNLVDMTIVPDVPLGSHTASLGLTFYTASQFPEKYKNGAFVGQHGSWNRAEFAGYKVVFVPFQNGKPQKPVDFLTGFIADEAAGEVYGRPVGVTVAPDGSLLVNDDDGGVIWRVSAIE; encoded by the coding sequence ATGAAAACAATTCTATATATACTAGCGTCCACTACAATTTTAATGAGCTGTAGTAGTAAAAAACAGTTGACTGAAAATTCAAAAGAAAAATGGCGAAATACGGGATCATCGGTTGTGGAAACCGCTATTGGACCTTTGGAATTGGTGCCTCCATATTCATCTGAATCGGTTACTAAAAACAGTAAAATTATAGCGTGGCCATCAAACAAATTGCCCAAAGCCCCAACGGGTTTTGAAGTTGCAATATTTGCTCAAGATTTGGATCATCCGAGGTGGACGTATGTTGCACCTAATAATGACATTTTTGTCGCAGAATCTAACACAAAAAATAGCGCTGATAGGATTACATTATTACGTGATAACGACATGGATGGTGTAATAGATGAAAGATATGTGTTTAAAGATCAACTGAATCAAAATTTGGGGATGTTGGTTTTGGATGGATATTTCTATATCGCTAATACAGATGGGCTTTATAGGTATGCCTACAAGGAAGGTCAGAACAAGCTTGAAGGGGAAGGAGAAAAAATAGTTGCTTTGTCTGCAAGTGGCTATAATAACCATTGGACCCGTAATGTAATAGCGAATAAGGAAGGAAATAAGTTATACATCTCGGTTGGATCGGCAAGTAATGTAGGGGAGCAGGGTATGGATAAAGAGGAAAGACGTGCTGCCATTTTAGAGGTAAATACAGATGGGTCTGATGAAATAATATACGCAAGTGGTATACGTAATCCGGTGGGGATGGATTGGAACCCGGTTACTGGTGAATTATGGACGGCTGTTAACGAACGTGATAAGATTGGTAATAATTTAGTGCCCGATTATCTAACCAGTGTAAAAAAAGGAGGATGGTATGGATGGCCTTATAGTTATTATGGAGATATAAATGATCCAAGATGGGAAGATGATCCGCACCAAAACCTTGTAGATATGACTATAGTTCCCGATGTGCCTTTGGGTAGTCATACCGCTTCTTTAGGGCTTACGTTTTATACCGCTTCACAATTTCCTGAGAAGTATAAAAATGGAGCATTTGTTGGTCAACATGGTTCATGGAACCGAGCGGAATTTGCTGGTTATAAGGTGGTATTCGTCCCTTTTCAAAACGGAAAACCCCAAAAACCTGTTGATTTTTTAACTGGTTTTATTGCTGATGAAGCAGCTGGTGAAGTGTATGGTAGACCAGTTGGAGTTACCGTTGCCCCAGATGGATCTCTTTTGGTAAATGATGATGACGGTGGTGTTATTTGGAGGGTTTCGGCAATTGAATAA
- a CDS encoding DUF6500 family protein, which yields MTKEIKTKIIQVCDAKIAAKGENVGLSFYAFFKNKNDHPELLMEVAQWWILENKLDHFEKAIKIRDMIKSLN from the coding sequence ATGACCAAAGAAATAAAAACAAAAATCATTCAAGTTTGCGATGCTAAAATTGCAGCAAAAGGAGAAAACGTAGGGCTGTCTTTCTATGCCTTTTTTAAAAATAAAAATGACCATCCAGAACTATTGATGGAAGTTGCCCAATGGTGGATATTAGAAAACAAGTTAGACCATTTTGAGAAGGCGATAAAGATAAGGGATATGATAAAATCTTTAAATTAA